The Triticum aestivum cultivar Chinese Spring chromosome 3A, IWGSC CS RefSeq v2.1, whole genome shotgun sequence genome includes a region encoding these proteins:
- the LOC123059589 gene encoding uncharacterized protein: MAVLTTTSRSTFVMSSCLKRLCHAMQESTINGVTTDYMCFEAHGRKYSVDIVKGAHRTRIKGSGWKKFTSEFSLQKGAVVIFDLDRRPRQAHVVVQSDDLDIVEGSSSDGDADEEMIDGDITDVDEDGGSIKIEYTRGLTLNDAQQDILNELVLNFKSKFLGVSFLHCLTTTDTQVGQMLFFVVDTESTSEGCYKLKHP, translated from the exons ATGGCGGTGCTGACAACAACTTCAAGATCGACATTCGTGATGAGTTCCTGTCTAAAGCG ACTGTGCCATGCAATGCAAGAGTCTACGATCAATGGCGTTACCACCGACTACATGTGTTTTGAAGCGCATGGACGCAAGTACTCTGTCGACATTGTGAAGGGGGCACACAGGACCAGAATCAAGGGGAGTGGCTGGAAGAAATTCACTTCTGAATTTTCTCTTCAGAAGGGTGCTGTGGTCATTTTTGACTTGGACAGGCGTCCCCGCCAGGCACATGTTGTTGTTCAAAGTGATGACTTGGACATAGTTGAAGGAAGCTCTTCAGACGGGGATGCTGATGAAGAGATGATAGATGGAGACATCACAGATGTGGATGAAGATGGTGGCAGCATAAAGATCGAGTATACAAGGGGTCTAACTCTGAATGATGCACAACAGGACATTCTCAATGAACTGGTGCTCAACTTCAAGTCCAAGTTTTTAGGAGTATCTTTTCTACACTGTCTTACTACAACTGACACTCAAGTTGGACAAATG CTATTCTTTGTTGTGGATACAGAAAGTACCAGTGAGGGTTGCTACAAGCTTAAACATCCCTAA
- the LOC123057335 gene encoding 1-aminocyclopropane-1-carboxylate oxidase homolog 1, with protein MAGTRDDYDVTAALDEFYASRTGVCGLVESGVTIVPPLFLAPNSPPPPPLGTTNFIIPTIDLSLPRSVIVPLVHAAARTCGIFYVTNHGVPADVIDSALSAVRAFHELPPAVRSAFYTLAPVGGVSFSTYRNDRPRQAARPDAIPVLPWRDSLTISLAPPGPDMGHFPASCRDPLLEYHRVMAEFGKKKIGALLSEALGVGAEWLEKTMQMEAASMASHYYPPCPEPAKVIGGMDHTDPFLFTVLVQDAVGGLVVHVDDGEWIDVPPVAGTLLINITELLKVFSNDEYISIDHRVRVKSMKESRVSIALFFNPSDSHIIEPLPELVTADKPRRYRSFTMTEFMDSRKGKFGNGSSSIQQFALTSEPSS; from the exons ATGGCCGGGACAAGAGACGACTACGACGTCACGGCGGCGCTCGACGAGTTCTACGCGTCCCGCACCGGCGTCTGCGGCCTGGTCGAGTCCGGTGTCACCATCGTGCCACCGCTCTTCCTCGCGCCGAACAGCCCGCCTCCACCGCCACTCGGGACGACGAACTTCATCATCCCAACCATCGACCTCTCTCTCCCACGCTCGGTCATCGTGCCCCTCGTCCACGCCGCCGCGCGCACCTGCGGCATCTTTTACGTCACCAACCACGGCGTCCCTGCTGACGTCATTGACTCCGCCCTGTCCGCCGTCCGCGCCTTCCACGAGCTGCCTCCCGCCGTCCGGTCGGCGTTCTACACGCTCGCGCCCGTCGGTGGCGTAAGCTTCAGCACGTACCGCAACGACCGGCCACGGCAGGCTGCCAGGCCCGACGCCATCCCCGTCCTGCCTTGGCGCGACAGCCTCACCATCAGCCTCGCCCCGCCGGGTCCCGACATGGGCCACTTCCCCGCGAGCTGCCGGGACCCGTTGCTTGAGTATCACCGGGTCATGGCGGAGTTCGGAAAGAAGAAGATCGGGGCGCTGCTGTCAGAGGCGCTCGGTGTCGGTGCAGAGTGGCTCGAGAAGACTATGCAGATGGAGGCTGCGTCTATGGCGTCCCACTACTATCCTCCATGCCCGGAGCCCGCGAAGGTGATCGGCGGTATGGACCACACCGACCCATTCCTGTTCACGGTGCTGGTGCAGGACGCCGTCGGAGGGCTCGTGGTGCATGTCGACGATGGGGAGTGGATAGACGTGCCGCCGGTGGCTGGAACGCTCTTAATAAACATCACAGAATTGCTCAAG GTGTTTTCGAACGATGAGTACATTAGCATAGATCACAGGGTGAGGGTCAAGTCGATGAAGGAATCAAGGGTATCCATCGCCCTCTTCTTCAATCCAAGCGACTCCCACATAATCGAGCCTCTCCCGGAGCTCGTGACGGCAGACAAGCCCCGACGGTACCGGAGTTTCACCATGACTGAGTTCATGGATTCGAGAAAAGGCAAGTTCGGGAATGGCAGCTCGTCCATCCAGCAATTCGCGCTCACGAGCGAACCAAGCTCTTAA